AGCCGCAGGACAAAGACGCGCCTGGCGACGGCTACGCGACGGGCCTGGTGTTGTACGTGCTGCGCCAGGCCGGGGTCGCGGTCACCGAGAAGCCGATCCAGCGCGGGGTCGCTTGGCTGAAGGCCAACCAGCGCGAGTCGGGCCGCTGGTTCACGCGCTCGCTCAACCGCGACAGCCGACATTACGTCTCGAACGCGGGGACGGCGTATGCGATCCTGGCCCTGAAAGCCTGTGAATAAATTGATCAGCCTGCCTAGAGCGGATGGTCATTAAAGGCAAGAAGAAGTAAAAGACAAAGGGAATGCAAACCGTTAACGAATGACTTGGCAGCTTGTTGTTCGTGTTGGTCTTCGGATTTCACCGAACAATCCGTTCCACTCGAGCGGAGCCGTATTCCGCGTGATCAGTGTGCAATGTCCCAATTGCGGCCCCGGCGAGTGAACTTTTTCGTTCGGCTCGGAACATGAATCGTTCTCCGACATTCGTGCTGGCTTTCGCGATCGCACTGACGATTGAGTGGATCGCTCAAGGTGCGGATCCGGCAGAGCCGTTGCTCCGCGAAGTTCCGCCGGGTGTCACAGTCGAAAGCTCCGTGGAAATTCCCGCAGCACAAACGAAGGCGATTGGGCAAAAGCTCGGTGGAGTGATTCAGCGGCTGACGAATTCCTCCGTCCGAGTTCATGGTCGCTCAATTCAAGTGAACGTCATGACGGCGGTTGACCAATCCAACGCCAAAGCGATTCATGCGGCGATTGCGAAAACCAAGTCACAGCCATCCTTCTGTACGCGAAATGGGCACGTCGTCATCGAATACGTCGGCAAGGACATCGACACCGCTCTTGCCATCAAGACGTCGTACGAGTTGCGGCTGCTCCCGAAGCCCGAAGCCGTTCGGTATCGCGTGACCGCGGAACTGGCTACCGTCGAGAAGGCGGACTACATGGCTTGCAACACATTGTTCAATCACTTTCTCGCCTTACAAAACGGTACGAACGCGGATGCCCTACCGCAGATCAGCGCACTTGCAAAGCGATTCACGTTTGGCCGCACTTTGGTGCTAAGTAATCCATCGCTTGATGGTGCATCTGCCAAGCGCACGTTTGACCCGCCCGCCGCAGGGTCGAAGGCGAGCGAGGCCACGATTGCCTATTCCTTTGGCGAACTCGTGACGCGGCAAAACGTCCCCTTTGTGACCGCCACGATAGAAGTCACTGTCGACAAGACAGGCTTCCGGAAAGCGACCGCCCTGCCGCCGGAACAACTAATCACCCGCACGGAATTCTGGCCAGCCGATGATCCGGCAGTCGTCGCGCTGGCACGACAAATCACCGCAGGCAAGACAACCAACGGCGCCAAGGCGATGGCGATCTTGGAGTGGCTGTCGCCCGGACAGAATCTCAAGTACTCCGGCCAAACGGGGTCCCGTTGGGGCACGCGCAAGGTGTTTGCGCAGAAATTCGGGCATTGTTGGGATTTCTCCGACTGCTTCATCACGCTCGCTCGCGCGGCAGGTGTGCCGAGCCGTCAGGTTGCGGGCTGGTTCTACGGCAGCAGCGGCCATGTTTGGGCCGAGTTTTACCGCGAAGGCGAAGGCTGGCAGCAAGTTGATCCCACAGGCGGCGGCAAGCTGATGTGTGGCATCTATCATATTCCGTACTTCTCTTCTGAAGATGGTGAGATGCCGATCGTGTATGTTGCCATGCCCAAGATCGAAACCCTGGAAACGAAATGACCAAGCCTAACCAGAGGATGATGCCGAGCGGAAATGGCGTTCGGGTTTCAAACTGAATTCAGCGTCACCGCCGCCATTTCTACCGGCTTATCCTGGTCGTTGGGCGTCTCGACCGCAGCCCGCAATGAACCGCAAGTCCACCGCATCGACGACTCGCAATCGCCGTTTGATTTTGGAGTCCGCAAGAATCT
The Nitrospira sp. genome window above contains:
- a CDS encoding transglutaminase domain-containing protein → MNRSPTFVLAFAIALTIEWIAQGADPAEPLLREVPPGVTVESSVEIPAAQTKAIGQKLGGVIQRLTNSSVRVHGRSIQVNVMTAVDQSNAKAIHAAIAKTKSQPSFCTRNGHVVIEYVGKDIDTALAIKTSYELRLLPKPEAVRYRVTAELATVEKADYMACNTLFNHFLALQNGTNADALPQISALAKRFTFGRTLVLSNPSLDGASAKRTFDPPAAGSKASEATIAYSFGELVTRQNVPFVTATIEVTVDKTGFRKATALPPEQLITRTEFWPADDPAVVALARQITAGKTTNGAKAMAILEWLSPGQNLKYSGQTGSRWGTRKVFAQKFGHCWDFSDCFITLARAAGVPSRQVAGWFYGSSGHVWAEFYREGEGWQQVDPTGGGKLMCGIYHIPYFSSEDGEMPIVYVAMPKIETLETK